GATGTCTCAATGATTCCCATTTCCTTATGCCCAGAACGGCCTTTACGAGTAAAAACAATGGTTACAtctatcttcattttcttttagtttcaAGTGACACATCCTTTTCATTACCTTCCATtccttcaattttaattttttcaatgaGCTtagtataactttttaaaaattattttcttctggttttagTGGATTTCAGTCACAAAATATGGCCTATTAAATATCATTTTCTAGGCTTTTTATAGATTGTTATGTTTCATTTAAGAGAATAAATTTCATTTACAGAACAGTTGGACAAGTCGTGAAAAGCCCAGATAAAGTACGCAAGGTGATCTGTCGCAGAAAGAAAGGTCATCACCCATTTCTAAATCCCTGTTACCGAAACAAACAGTCCCCTAAAAGTGGGGACTGTGACatggcaaataaagaaaatgaactggCTTGTGCAGGCCACCTGCCTGAAAAATTACGCCATGATAGTCGAACATTTTTGGTCAACTCTAGTGATTCCGGTTCTTCACAAACAGAAAGCCCATCATCAAAATACAGtggctttttttctgaggtaagtcATTTTTACTTAACTGTGTGATGATACTGGTTATTCTGTTAATTGAATACCACCTATAGAGTACAGATTTACATGAATGATAGTAACTTCTGTGTTTGAATCAGTAATTTATTCCTCTAAGTTCACAATATCTAAGATGGGATGAAATGTTTGACAGGCTGCCGTAAGTATCCAGAATGATACTTGGTCAGTAGAAATTTAAATGGAGGGAAAATGAGAACTTAGGCTGTGGTTACCCAGTGACAGTCCCTTTTCAGGGCCCTCAGTTGCTTAGGAGAAGCTTCATTCAGTCATACTTGCTAGCTGTTCTATTGTAAAATTAATCCTAAAAGTATTTGTAGAATTGCATATTTACATATATCCAGGTGTTCACAGAGTTTTAGTACATTAAAAGCTGGAGACaggaccaggagtggtggcacacgcctttaatcccagtacttggaaggtggaggtagggggattgctatgagttcgaggccacctgagactacgtagtgaattccaggtcagcctgggctagagcaggatcctaccttgaaaaacagaagagaaaaagaaaaaagaagaaaaaaatgtagagcCTACtggctccaggttcaattccccagtaccatataaagccagatgtaaaaagtagtATATTTGTCTGGTgttcatgttcatttgcagtggcaagaggccctggtgctgcaatacattctaataaataaatagtaaaagtgccacatatggtggcacatatgtttaatctcagcactcagaaggttgaggtagggGGTTCACCGTCAGTGCAGGTCTCAATCTgaggctagagagtgagttccaggtcagtgtgagctaaagtaagaccctgtctcaaaaaaaatacatgcatgcatacatataaataaatggtACTGTAATATTTGTCCCAGAACAGAACTCAGTTTTGTACTTTTAAATTATTGGGGTTTAAACAAATGGTAGCAAGGAGGGAGAGTCCCATATTTGTTCAAATCTCTTGTTTTATTATGTTCAACTACAATATTTTGGGGGTTGCCAGTCACCTTTGAGTTATTTACAACTATGCCTACCAGACAAGAAAAATAGTCTCATATAATATTTCACTGCGCTTTCTAACAAATTAGGTTATTGCCTTTCAGGTTTCTCAGGACCATGAAACAATGGCCCAAGTTTTATTCAGCAGGAATTTGAGATTAAATGTAGCTTTAACTTTCTGGAGAAAGAGAAGTATAACTGAACTTGTTGCCTATTTGGTGAggtaagtaattttctttttgctctttgtCTAACATGTATAATCTTCATTGTGGTATAAGAagtgattatttaaattttatttatttatttggtttttcaaggtaaggttttgctttagcccaggctgacctggaattcactatgtagtaaggaaaaaaaatcaattctataagcaatatatatgtgtgtgtgtgtatatatgtgtgtgtgtatatatatgtatatatatatatatcttttttctttttgcattcacAGGATAGAAGATCTTGGAGTTGTGGTAGATTGCCTTCCTGTTCTAACTAATAggtaaaaacaatatttttcagaaaaatatgTAAGTTTAAAGAAGGACAAATTATAGCCATTAGCCTATTCATCATTTTATAACTTAGAATGTCTTTTAGTTTACAGGAAGAAAAGCAATATATCTCACTTGGCTGCTGTGTAGACTTGTTGCCTTTAGTAAAGTCATTACTTAAAAGCAAATTTGAAGAGTAAGTGCTAATGtaaatctcatttcttttttgggggtggtggGCGGGaattgagatagggcctcactctggctcaggctgacctggaattcactctgtagtctcagggtggcctcaaactcatagtgatcctcctacctctgcctcccaagtgctgggattaaaggcgtgcgccaccatgctttcattgtattttttttctttcaacatccTTAACATGCTTTTTGAACACAAGGgtacactgggggctggagagatggcacagtggctaaaagggcttacttgcaaagtctatcagcctgggttcaattccccaagtccccacataaaacaaaatgccaaaagtggcacatgtatctgcagttcatttgcagcagcaagaggccctagtgtctccatactcattgtctctctacccctctcttcctccatctctccctcccctctttcttctacttgcaaataaacttttttgtttaagtTATacctctgtttttaaaaaagtagtagaTTGGACTCTGAGCTGTATATTGTTTGTTTACAAGGACTTTACAGTACTATTAGTAAAGGAACATGAAATGATAAAAGGACAATCACAAAACATCTATAAACAGTCACATAGGTgataaaaaatatagtttttgtGAAATAGATCATGAAAGTCGTGagatagtttttgtttgtttgttcatttgtttttggaGTGGTCCAGGTATATATATGAGATTTGGAGGGGGATATCATCTTTTACAAAGGCTTCTTAGATTAAAACACTTGAATTTTGTCATAAAATTTCATTTCAGATATGTTATAGTTGGTTTAAATTGGCTTCAAGCAGTAATAAAAAGGTGGTGGTCAGAACTATCATCCAAAACGGAAATTATAAATGATGGGTAAGTATAACTTTAAAGATAATTCATgctgatttttttctcaaaagtagTTTAATTAAATGAAGTAGTAATTGTATCTTATGGTTATCATTGTATAATGTTTATTCTCTTCATTTTCAGAGAAATATTAAACTGAGATACTATTTATTAGTGAAAGAGCACAAAGAGCCCAAGAACTCCCTGTATCTCTTCTTTTGGTTGATTTCTgcttgtatttgtgtgtgcatgcacatgtgagtgTGTTTTGTGATGGGTTTTACTGTGTAACCAAGGCTGACTTTAAACTTGGAATCTTTCAGCCTGAACTTCCTGAGGTGTGAGACTTGTTTCTTTAGAAGGATAATAGTGGCTTATCCTTCATGTATATTGTTTGAGTAAGGGAGGAGACTAGAGTTAACCTCAATTAAAGGATTGGAGGCATCTTGTGTAATCCTTTGGCTATCTAGGCATGAACCTGAAAAGTATGCCCCTGATTACAATTCTGAAACTCACAATCATCATAATTTGGATATTGCTTTGCATGAAAATGTTTGACTATCCTACCAAATGAGCCAgtctgtggccaggtgtggtatggtagcacataccttaaTCATAACAactgagaaggctgaggcaggagaccctgTATCCGcactccccccccctcaaaaaaaaagtcagattgtCAGCTCAgatggtagtacatgcatttagtctcagcactcaggaggctgaggtaaggaggCGTGCCATACCTTCATGACCAGCTTTGGGCTTCAgactgtcagcctgggctagagacactgcttcacatacatttaaaaaaatgtctttaactgTGTACTTAAAGTCTATCATTTTTTTCTAGGCTGTCAAAATTTTCTGCTTTATAGCCAAGAGcaggttttcttcctttcttccttcctccccccacccccccaggtagggtttcactctagctcaggctgacctggaatttactatgtagtctcagggtggcctggcttttccttccttccttcctttattttttttttttttttatttttgttttttatttatttatttgagagcgacagacacagagagaaagacagatagagggagagagagagagaatgggcacaccagggcctccagcctctgcaaacgaactccagacacatgcgcccccttgtgcatctggctaacgtgggacctggggaactgagcctcaaaccggggtccttaggcttcacaggcaagcacttaaccgctaagccatctctccagcccccttcctttatttttattaacaacttccatgattgtaaacaatatcccatggtaatgtcccccactttcccttttgaaactccattgtccaACATATcgcctccccctctcagtcaatctcttttattttgatgtcgtgatcttttcctcctattaaggtggtcttatgtaggtagtgtcaggcactgtgaggccattttgcgtctggggtgagcatgttgtaaggagttttacccttcctttggctcttccattcttttttttttttttttttttggtttttcaaggtagggtctcactctgatccaggctgacctggaattaactctgtagtctcagggtggccttgagctcatggcgatcctcctacctctgcctccagagtgctgggattaaaggcatgcgccaccacgcccggcatggctcttccattctttctgccacctcttccacaatggaacccAGGAACAGGTTTTTCACATGCTACAAATGCCTACTTCTTTTCTCATCTGCCTTGACAATGAAATACCTTGAGAATCTGTGATTGTCATAATTTTCAGTAGTTGATTGATTTTAGTGTGCAGTTTTCCTCctgattaaaaaatgaaaaattgggctgtagagatggtttagcacttaaggtgtttgcctgcaaagccaaaggatcccggttcaattctccaggacccacgtaagtcagatgaacatagtggtgcatgcatttggagttcatttgcagtggctagaggccctgctgggccctttcactctcttgctgtctctatctccctctctgtctctagtaaataaataaaaaataaaatctttaaaaaaaatgaaaatttaaaactggatgtggtagtgcccgcctttaatcacagtacatgggaggctgaggtaggaggattgtcatgagtttgaagccagcctgggctacatagtgagtttagatcagcttgggctagagtgaaaccatgcctcaagaaatcaaaaccaaagagaaaggaagggaggagggtacttaataggttgatattgtatatatgtaagtacaatgattgttatggggaggtaatatgatggagaatggaatttcaaaggagaaagtgggggggggaattaacacgggattttttttataatcatggaaaatgctaataaaaattaaaaaaag
Above is a window of Jaculus jaculus isolate mJacJac1 chromosome 8, mJacJac1.mat.Y.cur, whole genome shotgun sequence DNA encoding:
- the Katnbl1 gene encoding KATNB1-like protein 1 isoform X1, which encodes MASKTNNVKKRNSCNNIEDHSIDLPRKRISNFTNKNMKEVKKSPKQLAAYISRTVGQVVKSPDKVRKVICRRKKGHHPFLNPCYRNKQSPKSGDCDMANKENELACAGHLPEKLRHDSRTFLVNSSDSGSSQTESPSSKYSGFFSEVSQDHETMAQVLFSRNLRLNVALTFWRKRSITELVAYLVRIEDLGVVVDCLPVLTNSLQEEKQYISLGCCVDLLPLVKSLLKSKFEEYVIVGLNWLQAVIKRWWSELSSKTEIINDGNIKILKQQLSGLWEQENHLTLVPGYTGNIAKPHDETTNETLTIYFTLKWKDSQKEQLRRP
- the Katnbl1 gene encoding KATNB1-like protein 1 isoform X2, which encodes MASKTNNVKKRNSCNNIEDHSIDLPRKRISNFTNKNMKEVKKSPKQLAAYISRTVGQVVKSPDKVRKVICRRKKGHHPFLNPCYRNKQSPKSGDCDMANKENELACAGHLPEKLRHDSRTFLVNSSDSGSSQTESPSSKYSGFFSEVSQDHETMAQVLFSRNLRLNVALTFWRKRSITELVAYLVRIEDLGVVVDCLPVLTNSLQEEKQYISLGCCVDLLPLVKSLLKSKFEEYVIVGLNWLQAVIKRWWSELSSKTEIINDGNIKILKQQLSGLWEQENHLTLVPGYTGNIAKDVDAYLLQLH